The Brachyspira hyodysenteriae ATCC 27164 genome includes a window with the following:
- the secY gene encoding preprotein translocase subunit SecY, with product MFKSFANIFRVQELRSRILFTVIAILVYRIGSHIPTPGIDPTALLGFLSSSQGGGGLLTIMDLFSGGALFRFSILALGIMPYISASIIMQLLGVVIPALERMQKEGESGRKKINQYVRYLTLVLCIVQSAAMASWIQSINEGAMIFMNPGIGFILLVVVTATAGTMFLMWLGDQITERGLGNGISVIIFAGIVARIPAGVYDVIQKRESEYLNSLVIVLFFIIFAIVIFCVVYEESGQRRIPVQYAKRVVGRKVFGAQSTHIPFKINPSGVIPIIFASALMAIPAQIASLTRGVQWRWLDALLRFFSYGSWAYIILYCLLVIMFAYVYTSVQFNPDDIAENLKKSGGFIPGYRPGTQTAEYLKTVLSRITIGGSIFLAAIAVFPDLMSKIPIFAPFRGTNNSLVYLMGGTSVMISVSVAVELLKQIESYLQMHNYDGILKKSKVRR from the coding sequence ATGTTTAAATCGTTTGCTAATATATTTAGAGTACAAGAATTAAGAAGCAGAATCTTATTTACTGTTATTGCTATATTAGTTTATAGAATAGGAAGCCATATTCCAACACCTGGTATAGATCCTACAGCTCTTTTAGGTTTCTTGTCCTCATCTCAAGGCGGAGGAGGACTTTTAACTATAATGGATTTATTCTCAGGCGGTGCTTTATTTAGATTTTCTATATTAGCACTTGGTATTATGCCTTATATTTCTGCTTCAATCATAATGCAGCTTCTTGGCGTAGTTATTCCTGCTTTGGAAAGAATGCAAAAAGAAGGTGAGAGCGGTCGTAAAAAGATAAATCAGTATGTTAGATATCTAACTCTTGTTCTTTGTATAGTACAATCTGCAGCTATGGCTAGCTGGATTCAGAGTATAAATGAAGGTGCTATGATATTTATGAATCCTGGTATAGGATTCATACTTCTAGTAGTTGTAACAGCTACTGCTGGTACCATGTTCTTGATGTGGCTAGGTGACCAGATTACAGAACGCGGCCTTGGTAACGGTATATCTGTTATAATTTTTGCCGGAATTGTTGCTCGTATTCCTGCTGGTGTGTATGATGTTATACAAAAGAGAGAAAGTGAATATTTGAATTCTTTAGTAATAGTTCTTTTCTTTATAATTTTCGCAATAGTAATATTCTGTGTAGTTTATGAAGAAAGCGGACAAAGAAGAATTCCTGTTCAGTATGCTAAAAGAGTTGTAGGCAGAAAAGTATTCGGAGCTCAATCAACTCATATACCTTTCAAAATCAACCCATCCGGTGTAATTCCTATAATATTTGCTTCAGCTTTAATGGCAATCCCTGCTCAAATAGCTAGCTTGACTAGAGGAGTTCAATGGAGATGGCTTGATGCATTGCTTAGATTCTTCTCTTATGGAAGTTGGGCATACATAATTCTTTATTGTTTATTAGTTATAATGTTTGCCTATGTTTATACATCAGTACAATTCAACCCTGATGATATAGCAGAGAATCTTAAGAAATCTGGCGGTTTTATACCTGGTTATAGACCTGGTACTCAAACTGCAGAATATTTGAAAACTGTATTAAGCAGAATCACTATAGGCGGTTCAATATTCTTAGCAGCAATAGCAGTATTTCCAGATTTAATGTCTAAGATTCCTATATTTGCTCCTTTCAGAGGTACAAATAATTCGCTTGTTTATTTGATGGGTGGAACATCAGTAATGATTAGTGTAAGTGTTGCTGTTGAGTTATTAAAACAAATAGAGTCTTATTTGCAAATGCATAACTATGACGGCATATTAAAGAAATCTAAGGTGAGAAGGTAA
- the rpmD gene encoding 50S ribosomal protein L30, whose amino-acid sequence MAKVVITLVKSPIGYEKSQRATVVALGFKKGKRVVEKEATPQINGMINKISHLLKVEYK is encoded by the coding sequence ATGGCTAAAGTTGTAATAACATTAGTAAAATCTCCTATAGGCTATGAGAAATCTCAAAGAGCTACAGTTGTGGCTTTAGGTTTCAAAAAGGGCAAAAGAGTTGTAGAAAAAGAAGCAACTCCTCAAATAAACGGAATGATAAATAAAATATCACATCTTCTTAAAGTAGAGTATAAGTGA
- the rpsE gene encoding 30S ribosomal protein S5 — protein MAHDINNNEEKSMYEERLITLNRVAKVMKGGRRFRFAALMVLGDKNGHVGLGYGKANEVPDAIRKAIEQAKKNMIEVNLKGETIPHNTVGVFRSSRIIMKPASKGTGVISGGPARAVLELAGVKNILSKSLGNNNSMNLAKATFEGLKSLKTVEFMANKRGVSIDQIYGRAE, from the coding sequence TTGGCACACGATATAAATAACAACGAAGAAAAAAGTATGTATGAAGAGCGTCTAATAACTTTAAACAGAGTAGCTAAAGTTATGAAAGGCGGAAGACGTTTTAGATTTGCCGCTTTGATGGTTTTAGGCGATAAAAATGGTCATGTTGGTTTAGGTTACGGTAAAGCAAACGAAGTACCAGATGCTATAAGAAAAGCTATAGAACAAGCTAAGAAAAACATGATAGAAGTAAACTTAAAAGGTGAAACTATACCTCATAATACAGTTGGTGTATTTAGAAGCAGCAGAATAATTATGAAACCAGCTTCTAAAGGTACAGGAGTTATTTCTGGAGGTCCTGCTCGTGCTGTATTAGAATTAGCAGGAGTTAAAAATATTCTTTCTAAATCTTTAGGAAATAACAACTCTATGAACCTAGCTAAAGCTACTTTTGAAGGTTTAAAATCTTTGAAAACAGTTGAGTTTATGGCTAATAAAAGAGGTGTAAGTATAGATCAGATTTATGGGAGGGCAGAATAA
- the rpsK gene encoding 30S ribosomal protein S11 produces MATQKGKKTLKDKKIKKDRKVEAFGIVHIKASFNNTIVTITDRNGDTLSWASAGLDGDYKSSKKSTPFAAQVASEKASKKAYEMGVREVEVYVKGPGMGRESSIRAVEASGLKVKLIKDVTPMPHNGCRPRKRRRI; encoded by the coding sequence GTGGCTACTCAAAAAGGTAAAAAAACTCTAAAAGATAAAAAAATTAAAAAAGATAGAAAAGTTGAAGCTTTTGGTATAGTACATATAAAGGCTAGCTTTAATAATACAATAGTTACTATAACTGATAGAAATGGCGACACTTTATCATGGGCTAGTGCAGGTTTAGACGGAGATTACAAAAGTAGTAAAAAATCTACACCTTTCGCAGCACAGGTTGCTAGTGAAAAAGCATCTAAAAAAGCTTATGAAATGGGTGTAAGAGAAGTGGAAGTTTATGTAAAAGGTCCTGGAATGGGAAGAGAAAGCTCTATAAGAGCAGTTGAAGCTTCAGGTCTTAAAGTTAAACTTATCAAGGACGTAACTCCAATGCCTCATAATGGCTGCCGTCCTAGAAAAAGAAGAAGAATATAA
- the rplO gene encoding 50S ribosomal protein L15: MAQENTKILRAPKGSSKKRHRVGRGQGSGWGCTAGRGDKGAQSRAGYSRRAGFEGGQMPLHRRIPKSGFTNAAFKKCVNIINVGDLDSIGGNEITRETLLQMGFLSSKRDYIKLLSMGEVKNAVTITVDMASKKAIEKIEKSGGKVVIHERKKYIRKKEDKKS; encoded by the coding sequence ATGGCACAAGAAAATACAAAAATATTAAGAGCTCCTAAGGGATCTAGTAAAAAACGTCATAGAGTAGGACGCGGACAAGGTTCTGGTTGGGGCTGTACTGCAGGCAGAGGTGATAAAGGTGCTCAGTCTCGTGCCGGTTACAGCAGAAGAGCTGGTTTTGAAGGCGGACAAATGCCTTTACACAGAAGAATTCCAAAAAGCGGATTCACTAATGCAGCTTTCAAAAAATGTGTTAATATTATAAATGTTGGTGATTTAGATTCTATAGGCGGTAATGAAATCACAAGAGAAACTTTACTTCAAATGGGTTTCTTATCATCTAAGAGAGATTATATTAAACTTCTTTCTATGGGTGAAGTAAAAAATGCTGTTACTATAACAGTTGATATGGCTAGCAAAAAAGCTATAGAAAAAATAGAGAAATCTGGCGGTAAAGTTGTAATACATGAACGTAAAAAATATATTAGAAAAAAAGAAGATAAAAAGTCTTAA
- the rplF gene encoding 50S ribosomal protein L6, translating into MSRLANKPISIPQGVEVKIDGHKVIVKGKRGELTREFFDYIIFELENNSLWVKPPKIESTDEKAIKENKAKYSAQLGLVWKLISNMIEGVTNGYKKVLQLEGTGYRSNVQGDTITLQLGFSSDVKMKIPAGIKVTVEKDTKIIIEGNDKEQVGELAMNIKKKRPVEPYKGKGVRFDGEHVKYKESKKAAK; encoded by the coding sequence ATGAGTAGATTGGCAAATAAACCTATATCGATTCCTCAAGGCGTTGAAGTTAAGATAGACGGACATAAAGTAATCGTAAAAGGTAAAAGAGGGGAGTTGACAAGAGAGTTTTTTGATTATATAATATTCGAACTCGAAAATAATTCTCTTTGGGTTAAACCTCCTAAGATTGAAAGTACTGACGAGAAAGCTATTAAAGAAAATAAAGCTAAGTACTCTGCACAATTAGGTTTAGTATGGAAGCTTATTTCTAATATGATAGAAGGCGTTACTAACGGATATAAAAAAGTTCTTCAATTAGAAGGTACAGGTTATCGTTCTAATGTTCAAGGAGATACTATAACATTGCAATTAGGTTTTTCTAGTGATGTTAAAATGAAAATACCAGCAGGTATTAAAGTAACAGTAGAAAAAGATACTAAAATCATTATTGAAGGCAATGATAAAGAACAAGTAGGCGAGCTTGCTATGAATATCAAAAAGAAAAGACCTGTTGAGCCTTATAAAGGTAAAGGTGTTAGATTTGACGGCGAGCATGTAAAATATAAAGAAAGTAAAAAAGCTGCTAAGTAA
- the rplR gene encoding 50S ribosomal protein L18, which produces MGLREKIKAQRERRKRSIRIKIEGSSERPRLTVHKSLKYVSAQIIDDSKGITLASASSQEKDLKSGKNVDIAKEIGKVLATRAKEKNISEVVFDRNGYIYHGKIKSLADGAREAGLKF; this is translated from the coding sequence ATGGGTTTAAGAGAAAAGATTAAAGCTCAACGCGAAAGAAGAAAAAGAAGTATACGTATAAAGATAGAAGGAAGCTCAGAGCGTCCAAGACTTACAGTTCATAAAAGTCTTAAATATGTATCTGCTCAAATAATAGATGATAGCAAAGGTATCACTTTAGCATCAGCATCTTCTCAAGAAAAAGATTTAAAAAGCGGTAAGAATGTGGATATAGCTAAAGAAATAGGTAAAGTTTTAGCTACTAGAGCAAAAGAGAAAAATATAAGTGAAGTTGTATTTGACAGAAACGGATATATATATCATGGAAAAATAAAATCCCTAGCTGACGGTGCTCGTGAAGCAGGATTGAAATTTTAA
- a CDS encoding Smr/MutS family protein: MSKNSEEEERRLFEFYLEHGYLPDEFNNKKENIKKEFKKDKIQKENNSNKENKTDSKEELAYTKEDEEMFLSAIENLDCTNHSKKSIYDRRVNTKFKPNIKNAVPKERLDLHGLTSERALIEIKHFIYECKKNKISPILIIHGKGFGSENRIPVLKNLVEYYLATEGKNYIKFSSDAPINLGGSGAKIIYLDI; the protein is encoded by the coding sequence ATGTCAAAAAACTCTGAAGAAGAAGAAAGAAGACTATTTGAATTCTATTTAGAGCATGGATATCTTCCTGATGAGTTTAATAATAAAAAAGAAAATATAAAAAAAGAATTTAAAAAAGATAAAATTCAAAAAGAAAATAATTCTAATAAAGAGAATAAAACTGATTCAAAAGAAGAATTAGCTTATACTAAAGAAGATGAAGAAATGTTTTTAAGTGCAATTGAAAATCTCGATTGCACTAATCATTCTAAGAAGTCTATATATGATAGAAGAGTCAATACTAAATTCAAGCCTAATATAAAAAATGCTGTTCCAAAAGAGAGACTTGATTTACATGGACTTACAAGTGAAAGAGCATTAATAGAGATTAAACATTTTATTTATGAATGCAAAAAAAATAAAATAAGTCCTATATTAATAATACATGGTAAAGGTTTTGGAAGCGAAAATAGAATACCTGTATTAAAAAATCTAGTTGAATATTATTTAGCAACGGAAGGAAAAAATTATATAAAATTTTCTTCTGATGCTCCTATAAATCTTGGAGGAAGCGGCGCTAAAATAATTTATTTAGATATATAA
- a CDS encoding DNA-directed RNA polymerase subunit alpha → MALKEILESIRHPHRVTFEKKDLTPTYGKFIAQPFERGYAVTVGNALRRVLLSSIPGYAITTIKIDGVSNEFENVPGMKEDTIVMIMHLKNVVVSLPSHMDTKTIHMKKEGPCVITAGDLVADDTEAQVHNPDYYIATIAEGYTFEMDIQIEGGYSYVPAEMNIELLEDINAIAIDAIYSPIVSVKYNVDPIRVGQRIDYGKLTLEIETKGNIAPDKALSQAAKILRDNLKHFMDPEEANGDDEKIEETPKDSVLDSLKGKHIEEVEFSVRTANFLMASDLKTLDKVAVKTDADLLRLIGANEMIIEEIKEKLAEYNAHLGMRG, encoded by the coding sequence ATGGCATTAAAAGAAATATTAGAATCTATTAGACATCCTCATAGAGTTACTTTTGAAAAGAAGGATTTGACTCCTACTTATGGTAAATTTATAGCTCAGCCTTTCGAGAGAGGATATGCGGTAACAGTTGGTAATGCTTTAAGAAGAGTACTATTATCTTCTATACCTGGTTATGCTATTACTACTATCAAAATAGATGGTGTTAGCAATGAATTTGAAAATGTTCCTGGAATGAAAGAGGACACAATTGTTATGATTATGCATCTTAAAAATGTTGTAGTTTCTCTTCCTAGTCATATGGATACTAAAACTATTCATATGAAAAAAGAAGGTCCATGTGTTATCACTGCTGGTGATTTGGTTGCTGATGATACTGAAGCTCAAGTGCATAATCCTGATTACTATATAGCTACAATCGCTGAGGGATATACTTTTGAGATGGATATTCAAATTGAAGGCGGATACAGTTATGTGCCTGCTGAAATGAATATTGAATTATTAGAAGATATTAATGCTATAGCTATAGATGCTATTTATTCTCCTATTGTAAGCGTAAAATATAATGTTGATCCTATAAGAGTTGGTCAGCGTATAGATTATGGTAAACTTACTCTTGAGATAGAAACTAAGGGTAATATAGCTCCTGATAAGGCTTTGTCCCAAGCTGCTAAAATTTTAAGAGATAATTTAAAGCATTTTATGGATCCTGAAGAGGCTAATGGAGATGATGAAAAAATAGAGGAAACTCCTAAAGATTCTGTGCTTGATTCTCTTAAAGGCAAACATATTGAAGAGGTAGAATTCTCTGTTAGAACTGCTAATTTCTTAATGGCTTCTGATTTGAAAACTTTAGATAAGGTTGCAGTAAAAACTGATGCTGATTTACTAAGATTAATCGGTGCTAATGAAATGATTATCGAAGAAATTAAAGAAAAGCTAGCTGAGTATAATGCTCATCTTGGTATGAGAGGATAA
- the rho gene encoding transcription termination factor Rho, which yields MPFPTKKRVKVSNENEEIEVSPAQPKKVVRKKVVKQVIAETNEENTNNSEIVQEKDEFDKEVENNDEVKEIKRPHDILYISKLSVLTFEELLEFAESYGIKKDTSNNIRRQELMHAILKAQIALEGKIVAEGTLETLQDGFGFLRSKNSNYLVGPDDIYISPAQIRLFGLRTGDLITGEVRPPKDNAGEKFFALLRIETVNGEEPNNLYKRPHFDKLTPIFPNERIDLEFAPNKISTRIINLVSPIGKGQRGLIVAPPKAGKTMMLQEIANAICKNYPDIKLFILLIDERPEEVTDMKRQVPEAEVIASTFDETPDKHCQVSEMVLEKAKRLVENKHDVVIILDSITRLSRAYNLVVPASGKVLTGGVDSNALHKPKRFFGAARNIEEGGSLTIIASALVDTGSKMDDYIYEEFKGTGNMELHLDRKLANRRLFPAIDIDSSSTRREDLLLTEEEKNKMWALRKYMQSQGIDEDQLIETVVDKMNSTKDNAEFLKLLNS from the coding sequence ATGCCTTTTCCAACTAAAAAACGTGTGAAAGTATCTAATGAAAATGAGGAAATTGAAGTATCACCTGCACAGCCAAAGAAAGTTGTTAGAAAAAAGGTTGTAAAACAGGTTATTGCAGAAACTAATGAAGAAAATACAAATAATTCAGAAATTGTACAGGAAAAAGATGAATTTGATAAAGAAGTAGAAAATAATGATGAAGTAAAAGAAATAAAAAGACCTCATGATATACTTTATATTAGCAAATTAAGTGTTTTAACTTTTGAGGAATTATTAGAATTTGCTGAGTCTTATGGTATAAAGAAAGACACTAGTAATAATATAAGACGTCAGGAACTTATGCATGCTATATTAAAGGCTCAGATTGCTTTAGAAGGAAAAATAGTTGCTGAAGGTACTTTAGAAACTTTGCAAGACGGTTTTGGTTTCTTGCGTTCAAAAAATAGTAATTATTTGGTTGGACCTGATGATATATATATTTCTCCAGCTCAAATAAGACTTTTTGGACTTAGAACCGGGGATCTTATAACAGGAGAGGTTAGACCTCCTAAAGATAATGCCGGAGAAAAATTCTTTGCACTTCTTAGAATAGAAACTGTTAATGGTGAAGAACCTAATAATCTTTATAAAAGACCTCATTTTGATAAATTAACTCCTATTTTCCCTAATGAGCGTATAGATTTGGAGTTCGCTCCTAATAAAATTTCTACTCGTATCATTAATTTAGTTTCTCCTATAGGTAAAGGTCAAAGAGGTTTAATAGTAGCGCCTCCTAAAGCTGGTAAAACTATGATGCTTCAGGAAATTGCTAATGCTATATGTAAAAATTATCCTGATATTAAACTTTTCATTCTTCTTATAGATGAGCGTCCTGAAGAAGTTACTGATATGAAAAGACAAGTACCTGAAGCGGAAGTTATAGCTTCTACTTTTGATGAAACTCCTGATAAACATTGTCAGGTTTCTGAAATGGTATTAGAAAAAGCTAAAAGATTAGTAGAAAATAAACATGATGTTGTTATCATATTAGACTCTATTACAAGACTTTCAAGAGCATACAACTTAGTAGTTCCTGCAAGCGGTAAAGTATTAACCGGTGGTGTTGATTCAAATGCTTTACATAAACCAAAAAGATTCTTCGGTGCTGCTCGTAATATAGAAGAGGGAGGTTCTCTTACTATAATTGCTTCTGCTTTGGTTGATACAGGCAGTAAAATGGATGACTACATTTATGAAGAATTCAAAGGTACTGGTAATATGGAGCTTCATTTAGACAGAAAACTTGCTAATAGAAGACTTTTCCCTGCTATTGATATTGATTCTTCTTCTACTAGAAGAGAGGATTTACTTCTTACTGAAGAAGAGAAAAATAAAATGTGGGCATTAAGAAAGTATATGCAGTCTCAAGGTATAGATGAAGATCAATTAATAGAGACTGTTGTTGATAAAATGAATTCTACTAAAGATAATGCTGAGTTCTTAAAATTATTAAATTCATAA
- the rpmJ gene encoding 50S ribosomal protein L36, whose product MKVKSSIKKRCNDCQIVKRKGVVRVICKKNPRHKQKQK is encoded by the coding sequence ATGAAAGTAAAAAGTTCTATAAAAAAACGTTGTAATGACTGCCAAATAGTGAAGAGAAAAGGCGTCGTTAGAGTTATATGTAAGAAAAACCCAAGACATAAACAAAAACAGAAGTAA
- the infA gene encoding translation initiation factor IF-1, translating to MAERETIEVEGTVVEPLPNATFRVELENGHKILAHISGKMRMNFIRILPGDKVTIEMSPYDLTKGRIIYRYK from the coding sequence ATGGCTGAGAGAGAAACTATAGAAGTAGAGGGTACTGTAGTAGAGCCTCTTCCAAATGCTACTTTTAGAGTAGAGTTAGAAAATGGTCATAAAATATTGGCTCATATATCAGGTAAAATGCGTATGAATTTTATCCGCATACTTCCTGGAGATAAAGTAACTATAGAAATGTCTCCCTATGATTTAACAAAGGGTAGAATAATTTATCGTTATAAGTAA
- the rpsM gene encoding 30S ribosomal protein S13 yields MARLMGVEIRNNKRIEIALTDIYGIGRTLAHVICDKANIDYSIKAKDLTDAQITALRDAIEATTKVEGDLRTELYNNIKRLKDIHSYRGMRHIKRLPVHGQRTRTNSRNARGGGARKAIAGKKKAPGKK; encoded by the coding sequence ATGGCACGCTTAATGGGTGTTGAAATAAGAAATAATAAAAGAATAGAAATAGCCCTTACTGATATATATGGTATAGGACGTACTCTTGCTCATGTTATTTGTGATAAAGCTAATATAGATTACTCTATTAAAGCTAAAGATTTAACAGATGCACAAATTACTGCTTTAAGAGATGCTATAGAAGCCACTACTAAAGTAGAAGGTGATTTACGTACAGAGCTTTATAATAATATAAAACGTTTGAAAGATATTCACTCATACCGCGGAATGCGTCATATTAAGAGGCTTCCTGTACATGGTCAGCGCACTCGCACAAACTCTCGTAATGCTAGAGGCGGCGGTGCAAGAAAAGCTATTGCTGGTAAGAAAAAAGCACCAGGTAAAAAATAA
- a CDS encoding type Z 30S ribosomal protein S14, with product MARLALKVKATKKQKYKTRQYNRCPICGRPRAYIRQYKMCRICFRDLANKGLIPGVTKSSW from the coding sequence ATGGCTAGATTGGCACTTAAAGTTAAAGCTACAAAAAAACAAAAATATAAAACAAGACAATATAATCGTTGCCCAATATGCGGCAGACCTCGTGCTTATATAAGACAGTACAAGATGTGCAGAATATGTTTTAGAGATTTAGCAAATAAAGGTTTGATACCGGGCGTAACTAAGTCTAGTTGGTAA
- the rplQ gene encoding 50S ribosomal protein L17: MRHRVTVKKFNRTSAHKKAMLSNMLTSLLKYEKIETTKEKGRAIKQLADKIIYRAKVDNVHNRRTVAKYVKDRTVLAKLFKDIAPRYAGKNGGYVRKILSYKRFGDAADMCVVMLCESDSSSAKTENK, from the coding sequence ATGAGACATAGAGTTACAGTAAAAAAATTTAATAGAACAAGTGCACATAAAAAAGCTATGCTTTCTAATATGCTTACTTCTCTTTTAAAATATGAGAAAATAGAAACTACTAAAGAAAAGGGTAGAGCTATTAAGCAATTAGCTGATAAAATAATATATAGAGCTAAAGTTGATAATGTTCATAATAGAAGAACTGTAGCAAAGTATGTTAAAGATAGAACAGTACTTGCTAAACTTTTTAAAGATATAGCTCCTAGATATGCTGGTAAAAACGGCGGTTATGTAAGAAAAATTTTATCATATAAGAGATTCGGTGACGCTGCTGATATGTGTGTTGTTATGCTTTGCGAATCTGATAGCAGTTCTGCTAAAACTGAAAATAAATAA
- the rpsH gene encoding 30S ribosomal protein S8 — protein MSVHDPIADALTIIRNGCRAKKEAVTIPFSTKMENILAILKKEGYINDFKKVEVKDKNFFRIEIDLKYYEGSSVIEGIQRVSTPGLRVYTSVDTIPQVKNGFGISVISTSKGVMTDKEARKEKVGGEVLCYVW, from the coding sequence ATGAGTGTACATGATCCAATAGCAGATGCTTTAACTATAATAAGAAATGGTTGTAGAGCAAAAAAAGAGGCTGTTACTATACCTTTTTCTACAAAAATGGAAAATATACTTGCAATTTTAAAGAAAGAAGGGTATATTAATGACTTCAAAAAAGTAGAAGTAAAAGATAAAAATTTCTTCCGCATAGAAATAGATTTGAAATATTATGAGGGAAGTTCAGTAATAGAAGGAATTCAAAGAGTATCAACTCCAGGTTTAAGAGTTTATACATCAGTAGACACTATACCTCAAGTAAAAAATGGTTTCGGTATATCTGTAATATCTACAAGTAAAGGTGTAATGACAGATAAAGAGGCTAGAAAAGAAAAAGTTGGCGGCGAAGTTTTATGCTACGTTTGGTAA
- the rpsD gene encoding 30S ribosomal protein S4 — MARYRDASCRLCRREKMKLMLKGDRCLTAKCAITKKRDVPGPANRKMKQLSEYGIQMREKQKVKRIYGVLEKQFRNYYHEAIRVAGVSGENLLRLLELRLDNVVYRLGLAKSRNQARQFVAHGFISVNGKRMTIPSYCVKVGDKVSFTERGNAVAEVKTIVEGLKSEYVPAWLSLDLSNKTGEIVTLPIREHIEYPINEQLIIEYYSK; from the coding sequence ATGGCAAGATATAGAGATGCTAGTTGCAGATTATGTCGCCGCGAAAAAATGAAACTTATGTTGAAAGGCGATAGATGTCTTACTGCTAAATGTGCTATAACAAAAAAGAGAGATGTACCAGGTCCTGCTAACAGAAAAATGAAACAGTTATCAGAATATGGTATTCAGATGAGAGAAAAACAGAAAGTTAAACGTATTTACGGCGTTTTAGAAAAACAGTTTAGAAATTATTATCATGAGGCTATTCGTGTAGCTGGTGTATCCGGTGAAAACTTACTTAGATTATTAGAGCTTCGTTTGGATAATGTTGTTTACAGACTTGGACTTGCTAAAAGCAGAAATCAAGCTAGACAATTTGTAGCTCATGGTTTTATATCAGTTAATGGTAAAAGAATGACAATTCCTTCTTATTGCGTTAAAGTAGGTGATAAAGTTTCTTTCACTGAAAGAGGTAATGCAGTAGCTGAAGTAAAAACTATAGTGGAAGGTTTAAAAAGTGAGTATGTTCCTGCATGGTTAAGTTTAGATCTTTCTAATAAGACAGGTGAAATTGTAACTTTACCTATAAGAGAGCATATAGAGTATCCTATTAATGAACAGCTCATCATTGAGTATTATTCTAAGTAA